A region from the Vicia villosa cultivar HV-30 ecotype Madison, WI linkage group LG3, Vvil1.0, whole genome shotgun sequence genome encodes:
- the LOC131657221 gene encoding uncharacterized protein LOC131657221, with protein MDPSQYHFDIAAYNQNREIEENYIVNRFRERRNKISEDNAPRSRKYLNRDHAAANQRLIDDYFANEPTYDDAMFRRRYRMKKNVFLRIVGDLSSSDNYFTHRVDATNKEGISPLAKCTTTMRMLAYGVAADAVDEYIKIGGTTALECLRRFCKGIIRLYEQVYLRAPTQDDLQRILHVSEMRGFPGMIGSIDCMHWEWKNCPKAWEGQFTRGDKGTTTVILEAVASHDLWIWHAFFGCPGTLNDINVLDRSPVFDDVEQGKAPSVNFFVNQRPYNMAYYLADGIYPSYPTFVKSIRLPQSEPDKLFAKFQEGCRKDIERAFGVLQARFKIIREPARLWDIADLGIIMRSCIILHNMIVEDERDSYSQRWTDFEQYGESGSSAPQPYSTEVLPAFANHVRARSEFRDPNVHQELQADLVKHIWTKFGMFRD; from the coding sequence ATGGATCCATCACAATATCATTTTGATATCGCAGCCTACAATCAAAATCGTGAAATTGAAGAAAATTATATAGTCAATCGATTTAGAGAGCGTAGAAACAAAATATCGGAAGATAATGCACCTCGTAGTAGAAAATATCTCAATAGAGATCATGCAGCGGCAAACCAAAGACTAATTGACGACTACTTTGCCAATGAGCCTACATATGACGATGCAATGTTTCGTCGTCGGTACCGgatgaaaaaaaatgttttccttCGAATCGTTGGGGACCTTTCAAGTAGTGATAACTACTTCACCCATCGAGTTGATGCAACCAATAAAGAAGGTATATCACCCTTAGCAAAATGTACCACAACAATGCGAATGTTAGCATATGGTGTGGCAGCGGATGCGGTCGATGAGTACATCAAAATAGGAGGTACTACAGCATTGGAGTGCTTACGTAGATTCTGTAAAGGAATCATACGCTTGTACGAGCAAGTGTATCTGAGAGCACCAACCCAAGATGACCTGCAAAGAATACTGCATGTTAGTGAAATGCGGGGGTTCCCAGGGATGATTGGGAGTATTGACTGCATGCACTGGGAGTGGAAAAATTGTCCTAAAGCATGGGAAGGACAATTTACTAGAGGGGATAAGGGAACCACCACAGTTATTCTTGAAGCAGTTGCATCTCATGACCTATGGATCTGGCATGCCTTTTTTGGATGTCCGGGAACGTTGAACGATATAAACGTTCTAGACCGGTCACCAGTGTTTGATGACGTGGAACAGGGAAAGGCTCCAAGTGtgaatttctttgtgaatcaacGTCCATATAATATGGCATACTATCTAGCTGATGGTATCTACCCTTCTTATCCAACTTTCGTCAAATCGATTAGACTTCCTCAAAGTGAACCCGATAAATTATTTGCAAAATTTCAGGAGGGATGTCGGAAGGACATCGAACGTGCATTTGGAGTGCTCCAAGCTCGATTTAAAATCATCCGTGAACCAGCTCGCTTGTGGGACATAGCTGATTTGGGTATCATCATGAGGTCATGCATCATATTACATAATATGATTGTTGAGGATGAACGAGATTCATATTCTCAACGTTGGACCGATTTTGAGCAATATGGGGAAAGTGGATCTAGTGCACCACAACCATACTCGACCGAGGTGTTACCCGCTTTTGCAAATCATGTGCGTGCTAGATCAGAGTTCCGTGATCCAAATGTTCATCAAGAATTGCAAGCCGATCTAGTGAAGCACATATGGACAAAGTTTGGAATGTTCCGTGATTGA